Within Sander lucioperca isolate FBNREF2018 chromosome 22, SLUC_FBN_1.2, whole genome shotgun sequence, the genomic segment ttatattaatattaattaatatatttaatatttcatttaaCGTTCTACTGTATTCCCTTGTAATCGTGGGCTTTGTATATTTGCTATCCTTATTTCAATGATAAAAGGCATAATGGAtcaatattcacacacacacacacacacacacacacacacacacacacacacacacacacacacacacacacacacacgctctttCACTGATTGAGAATATAAAAGATTGATCGAACATGTTGTAATGCCGAATAATCTGGCATCATTGATTATCTCAGGGCATGTTATGGTATAGAACAGGTCTACACCATACTCTTCATTAATATTAATTGTAGTTATTATAATATTCACTCAATAAGCACTCCTACCTGCCTACTCTGGAGTTCTGGGCTCATGGCTGGTGCTTAGTAATGACTCTTCATTGTCACCACAGCAAACTGTCTGTGGCTGCAGCTGCGGAGCTACAACAAAAAGTTTGATTCATAAACACGAACATGTTGTATTATGTTTTGTACAAATGCTAGCATCTTGCACTGCTCCTAACTAGCTTAGCTTATCAGTCTCATCGTCTTCATTTGGCATTTCACTCTCGCTGGTTTTAATGAAAAAGTTGCTCAGTTTAGCACATCTGGCCACGTTATTTTCTAGagctttccttttttaaattgtcgCCTTTTCAGTGCTGTTTTTGCGCTTTCTATTATCTGTTTTTATAGTTTCTTTTAGCTCGCGgtgtttttgttatttagcTAGCAAGGTGCTGTAAATACGTCATCATTAACCAGGCTACACTCTGCGAGTGGGCTGCATGAATGTAGAGAGCTGTGGGCTGCAAGGAACAATACATAACTAAAAAGAGTGGGCTGCGAGTTCAGGCAGCCTAGAGACatcatccatgattttcaactTTGATTTCAAACCAGTGCCTGCCATGACTGAACACCGGCCCTCACGACCAAAAAAACAGACCGGGGAATTCTCCCGGTGCTCCCGATTAGCCAATCCAGGCCTGAGTCCTAATGAACACTTCAGCATATACTGAAAAGGCATaaagttttatgttttaatgcttcctcattttttaatttcacAGGATTTTAAAGCCAGCAAATTTATACTAATTATGCTTTTATGTCTATCTGATTATAGAGTTGTGTTCAAGCATATGTTGACCCAATGTAACTCCAGATATTAAGTAATAGTTTTGGAAAATGTACGTTCTTGCTAAGATTTAGATAAGAAGACTGATATCTCTCACAGTTTTGCACACTAATTATTAATGGTAGAGCCAGGAAAggcttagcatagcatagcgAAACGATTAGCTTGGCTCTGTTCGAAGCTCAAAAATACAACTACCAGCACATCTAAATGCTCACTAATCAACACAttaaatattgtttgtttaattcatacatacacaaaaatgttaaaaacactgATTTGTGGTTTTCCAGGTCACTGTGCCATTTCTCAATACATATAAGCTGTAGTTAGCTCAATACTTTGCATACAACTTAGTCGATTAAGCTAGCTTTGTCAAGCAAGAACTAGAATCTCTTAGCCATTGCAGTGACATTGAATGTATCATGTATATGATGCTGAGGGGTGGATTTGCtctgatttcattttattaGGATCAGTTTACACACTAACCGAAGACCTGCATCTAATTCAACCTTTACCATCTGTAACCTGAAGTCTGTGATTGGTGGAGGTTGTTGACAGCAGCATGAAGCCAGAAAAGGCACGTTACCTTGAAGGCCAAATCCAGGAAACAATGTCCCTTTAAACTAAAAgctatttttttgttatattcCAGAATATTCTCGATTACTAACATTATTATGGATGACTAATCCTCTTACCCCTCAGCTTGCAGACTCGCCTGCTGTACTGCTTTGGTTTCATAACTAATTCAGCCatattaaaacataatttatgtTGAAATCCATGAGAGGAGAATTtacttaatttattttatttaagtatGATAGTTTGGACAAAAAGACACACTTACAATCACATTTACTTTTCGCTGTTTACTGCATTGTTAGGCTGATTACAATCATCATAGCATTATTTTCAAGATCTCGTGTTTATAACTCACTTGAAACACTTGTGCATGGTGTTGATTGAAATTAACACTCACTTTCTGCCTTTCCAGGGCTGGATGAATGAGATACATGATTACGACCCAGAAACCTACCATCCAGCTCTGACTCACTCCGTGTTTGCTGCCCTGGAGGGCTCTTGTCTCCGTCTGGACTCCCCGCGTAACAACATCAGCCGCAGGGCCACGTACGATGAGAGAGTTCAGGAGACCACCTTCGTCAAGTCACGCTCCTTTCAGCTCGCAAAGAGCAAAGTATGATGACTAAGTAACTGTGTTATGGGaacatttgttttgtatttgaggctgttttaaaaaagaaaattgggaTCTACAAAGGAAATTGAAGGTctgatatattttgatgttctggGGATGTTCTGATGGTGTATCTAGGGCAGAGCTGCAGTAAACTTAGTCTAACTTTATGTATCATTCACTGTCTTACTAATTAATGCATAGGATTTAGTACATTGCTAGTAATACctgagagaaaataaacaaatatagtGAAAAGCAAATTTGAAATCAAGTTTAATGGCAAGAAACAGTTAAATCAACTTCTAATGTTGGTTCAGCTCTTTAGAATTCATTTCATGAATCTGACTGCATTGCTCATTTAACGGTTGccttttgctttgacacaaaacaaaaactccgCCACTGTTCCCCAAAGGTATTCCTGCTGCCATCTGTGTTGGCTCGGAAGCGGATGTGGAACCCAAAGTATCCCATCTGCATCCAACTGGCCGGGACAGAGAACTCCCAGGAGGATGAGGGAGGAAGGTCGGAGGAGAGTCAGGGTGAGGAGCCGGGCGCTGAACCGGCAAGTCCACAACAAAGTTCCTCCAAACACATCCATGACCTTCCCACCACTCTTTACCTCTTCGGCCGCacaggaagagaaaaagaagagtgGTTTCGTCACTTCCTGTTTGCATCtgtggagacagagagggaaaaggagagggacagacagaagCCTGGCAGATGTGTGTCCAGATTGGGTACGAGAAATGTTAATAATGCATTAGAGAAGAGAGGGCTTCCTGATAAGGCATCTATACAAATGCTATATATGTGTGGATTATGGATTACATGCTCCAATTCTTTGCATTTCAAAGCCAATCCCTTTCAAAAGAACATGCGGATCTCATAGTTGTTTCATGACAGGAAAGGGCTAAGGCATCAGACAAAACAgctttgtttttactgtattttataGAAAATtactaacatatatatatataaccccGTTGTGCAAATCTGACATTTGATCTGGCATCTGTCACACCTCCTTGTGACGTCGCCACACTCTTGTTTATGGCATTGGTTAGAAGTAGcactatatataaaaaaaaataaagttgctGCGTCACATTCTTGGGAATTGCTGGCGATTGATAAAAGTGGTTTAGTGATTTTAAGGATTTTAGTTTGACATATTACctatatttgttttcttttttgtagaGAGTTAGAGGAGAAGATTGATAATTAAGATTAAGATTAATGTGGATTAAGTATTAAGCAGGAACAGcgggttagcttagcttagcataaagactgtaaaTAGGGGGAATCAGATGGCCAAAACTAATAAGCTCACATAGTACATTTTGTATAATTTCCACAGCACTAATTCACCATACCAACATCAGAGACATTTCATACTTACCACTCTGCTGCGCTTAGCTTCTCTTTTTTAACAGAAATATTTTCATACAAAACTTAACGCGTTCCTCACATTAAAAGTGTACCTATGAAAAGAATGCTGCAAgacttttaatgtgaaaatgaaagCTTCATTCATAGTAGCCTAACATTGTTTGGTGAAACCAAAATGGAACGCCATGACTCTTGCTGTGCTGATGGAATGAACTTATTTTCTGTGAATGGTCGTTATTACCATAACCAACAATGCTGCCTGTGTTCTCCCAGGTGACCCAGCATTGGCACAGAGCGCTAATGCCCAAGGTAATGTCCTAAGCAGCAGAGGATCCAGCGGAGTGGACAGCTGTGAGCATGACGCACCCTTCACACCTCCAGTCCCCTGCATCCCTGCAGCTCCTGTCAGTCAGACCTCCAGTAGCACTGGGGGCCTTTCCCTGCTAGACTACCCCGGATACATGGCTTGCCTCCTGGCCACAGAGGAGTTCACCCCCCTCTCCAGATCTGGAGCCAGCAGCACAGCAACAAGCCCCACCTTTAAGGGAAATGTAAGTCATGCTTGCAGATACAATTAAGTGAATCAAATGAAGCGAAACTGTAGGGACATTCCAGAGCTGTACAGTTTACATGttatcttaaagtgcccatattatgaaaaaaacactttttctgggatttggggtgttatgttgtgtctctggtgcttccacacacatacaaactttgaaaaaaatccatccatgctgtttagagtgagatacagtttctgaatgtgtcctgccttcagtctctgggtgagctgctcaaaatcggcacggcttgtgatgtcacaagccgaaacagcaggctaaccgcaacattagctcgtagcgttagcatgctaatgctaatgctaacgctagcatgctacctcgttctcaatagcaaagcactgctacaacacacacaagttcaccataatctacaaaagaactacttacatgtgcgccctcatttagaagtctcccagctaatcctgccttgtaactgaccgaagttgtagaaacagcctcttttactgtctacggagctagctagctgacatgatctacatctgagctactggcatgtgcaagtgcaatcaaagatagtacagaagaagaagaagaaaagagatctCACtctagctaaaacagagaccagctgaaaagaggatctgcagcagtgagagagagcggtgcagtacaacaaaaatatggtgttttttgaaaattaaaccatgtaaacctattctggtacaaccttaaaatacaattatgaacctgaaaatgagcataatatggctgctttaacagagTAAAGTGACACAGCACAGTGGTATAAAATGGCATAATTATTCCACTGTTCTTCCTCTGTTTTTAGCTCTAAATTGGACTAAACCAGCACTTTTCTTGTCCTTGCTCAGCTTTTACTCAGGTGtccttttttctcctttttctccaGTGTACCTGTGATCTAGCAGAGCACCCTGGGACGAGCCAGACTGCGTGGGCTAACGCTCTAATTGGTCGAATCTTCTGGGACTTCCTGCGAGAGAAGCACTGGGCAGATGTGGTTTCCCACAAGATCCAGAAGAAGCTGAGCAAAATCAGAGTGCGAGGAGCTTTATTTAAAGTTACAGTCAATTTGACCATAAGTGTGATGCATTTTATATCATTTAAAAACTATGCTATATTCTTTACAGCTGCCTTACTTTATGAATGAGCTGACTCTGACTGAGTTGGACATGGGCTGCTCTATGCCGCAAATCACCACTACCTCCAAACCAGAGGTCAACCACAGAGGTTTGTACAAAATGGAGATGAAACACGGAGAGATAAAGAAAACCATACACATACCCAATATGCAAACGCACACATATGCAAGACATGAGTAAGGAGATGGCCTGCTCATGTGATTACAGCTGAGTACTGCAGAGCATCAGATCAGAAGTTGTTATCCTGTTGTAATCTCACAAAGCAGGAGAGCCATTACGCCACGGCCTTCAGAATTTGGAGCATattggcttgtgtgtgtgtgtgtgtgtgtgtgtgtgtgagtgtgtttgtgtgtgttttaaaatcaGAGAATCTGGCAGACAACACTCCTAATGACGAGCGAAATGAAAGTGTGTCAGCATGCGTCTGCGTGTGCGACCTCATGGTTTTTCCGTTTCTCCGCCCAATTCGCTGTTACACAACTGCCCGTCAACAAATTATCCTGTTTTCAGCTCCTACAGGGGATTTATAATCCCTCGTAATTTGTTAGAAATTTAATTTCAAGGCTTGATAATCACTGTAAAAGCTGTTTAATCTGCCCACTAAGCAATGGGTGTCCAGATTGAGCTGTGTGTTAGTGAGTTTTGTCTTGATTTCGCTGGTCTGATGTTGACCTTTTCCCACCACCCCCCTGCAGGCCTGTGGGTGCAGATGCAGCTGGTCTACACTGGCGCCCTACAGATGACCCTGCAGACAAAGTTCAACCTGTCCAAGCTAGGTAAGGAGGGCGGTCAGGATGCAGACTGTACGGCTGAAACCGGTAGCCCACGGtcagtaccacacacacacacacacacacacacacacaatgcaaacATGAACAAAATAACCGTTTGGGAATGTCTGTTTTCAGCTAATCCAGTGATTGAAATACCTGCAAATAAAGATTCCCTGAGAGATATTACAGGGTTTTTTCCAGTGATTTAGTAttgcaaaaataatctttaaaaaaaccccACCGAAGCCTCCAATCCCCATCATGCAACTCAATAACACCTATTGTTGGACATTCTCCGCCTGATGTCATCATCAGGggtattttctctcttttgagAGCTCCCTCCAAACAACCAAGGAACACATCATACAGCTGTTTTTACAGGCTGAGTAGTACTCTTGGTGATGAGTGAGCTGCCCTTTATGTGTAAAATCtgtggagtgcccctttaaaaagaaatcatttGAAGGTGTATTTCATCATATTGCCCAGGCCAAGTAGCAGGAGTGATAGCCCACATAACACAAAAACCTGTATTTTCATTCTCATCATAGCATGAATATAACCACCTACACAGCCCTCTTTCTATCCCTTTATCCCTCTGGTCTCTCGGCTGATATTTAGAGCAGAGCTCCACATTACACTGATAAGCGTAGCCCTGCCTGTCATAGACCTGCAGCGGTGGGGATTACAGTCCAGGCAAATCTTTACATTAGCTCTCTGTCATGCATCTGAAGCTTTACACAGGGAGAGAAAACTTGTGTTTGTTCATCTGTTCACTTTTACAGAAATTGCAAGATTTGTTCTTAAACAGAAGTCAATCTGATGGTTAAATGTCACTTTgttttaatgcaaaaaaaaatattttgatgcTTCCATGCATGTCATACATTTTGTCACCCATTCGCCCGTTCCTAACTTGTCTGCCCGTGCATCCTACCAGCTGCAAGCCCATCTTCAGCGTGTTGGCGGACAGTGATGAGGAGTCCTCCAGCGCTGGTTCATCTGATGAGGAAGAGCTGCTTCTTTCTGAGCCTCAGGGTCCAGTGGGGGAGAAGGGATCCACGCCAGCTACTGATGGGTAAAGTAGTGtaataaaaaactaaattctGGCCATGTGTTTCCTTAGTACAAAAAAGGCTGTTTATTACAATGCTAAGTACTTATTTGACTCTTTTCAAAAGATGTTCAGAGTAGGTTTTGTTAATTAAAGATTACAAATGTACCACCAACTGCTTTTGTATGATATGCaattaaaaatacttttacaTAAACAGCTACTGAAAAAGGCAGAACGTGTAACCTTTAGTAAGCAACACCTTCAAGTGTTACTTCTACCCTTCTGTGTTGTGAATGCTCATTTTTCCAAAGCAGAAAAGAACCTGCGCTGACATCACACTCCAGATGGCTGCCGCTTTCCTTTTAATTTCCATTTCAGACTCTCAGCTCCCCTCAAATTTAGACTTAGCATCTAAATACTaaatctctcctctcctctcctctcctctcctctcctctcctctcctctcctacaGCACAGGGGGCGGAAAGACTGGACGGAAGATTTTGAGATTTGTGGACAAAATCGCTAAATCCAAGTATTTCCAGAGGGCGACAGAGAATGAGttcattaagaagaagtttgAGGAGATGTCCAACACGCCTCTGCTGCTTACTGTGGAGGTTCAAGAGCTGTCAGGGGCTCTGGTGGTCAACATCCCACCGCCCCCTACCGACAGGATATGGTAAATACTGAGGCATTAGAGCAGTTTCTGTCCAGACAATGTAACGGTGACACTGTAAACTACCTCAAACCCAGTGTGGCATTTCTGTTATGCAATTTCTTGCTGCCATAAGCTCAAAGCAAAGCTTGGTCTAGCTCTCTGGATATAGACACTGATATCACCTTCCACATTTCAGACTAAATTGTGGACATTCATTTCACTCGGTACCAATTAATGCATGTCATAAACGCACCGCAACTTCAGAAACAGAGAttttcaaaatcaaatcaaatcacagTGTTCAGCAACATGTTGTGTTTGTCACCATTTGCGTGTGACTCATTTTTCACACCTCATCTCCTGCCAATTTAATTATTCTACCAATCCATTTTGAGTTGAAGCCCATTTCAAGCACTGAGGCaacaaacaagacaaaaacGTGACTGAAAACAGCAATTCAATAAAGATGTGATAGATTTGATTCTGTTATGATGTCCTCTGTAGGTACAGCTTCTGCGTGCCCCCCAAGCTGGATCTGCACGTCTGTCCCAAACTAGGGGAGCGGGAGGTGACTTTTTGTCATGTAACCGAATGGATTGAAAAGAAACTACAGGATGAGtttcaggtaaaaaaaaaaaaaaaagggataacAACATCTACTATCTACAATGCTGTCATTCTCTTAGCTTTCCTTACAATCATGTTACTTCTTCTCCAGAAAGTGTTTGTACTGCCGAACATGGACGACATCTACATACCCCTGATGCATTCTGGGGTGGACAACCCTCAAGCCTCCCAGCCCCTGTCCTCTCAGTCCCAacggtcccaaaactcctccacGGAGTCCATAGAGAGGATCCCACCTGAGGTCCCTGGGGCAGAGCCGCACTGTTGATGATCAACGGAGCGCTGACCCTGCAAAATGGATTCAGTACGTCATATATTCACAGTGAGAAAAGGGGCAGAAGAAAGAGAGCATAGTTACATTAGCCCCTATAGACTTCAGTAGCAGACTCACTAACCCTTGTGTTTATCTCTTAACCAGGAGTTCCTGAAGCTCTGATGTTCAGCGCTGCAGGCCGTGTTGTAGTCGAGTCCCCAactgtcgagtccgagtcaagttgCGAGTCCCCAGCGTTCTGAGTGTCTGAGTCCAActcaccaaagaagagtctgAGTCGAGTCTGAGTCGATTCTGAGTCGAGTCTCGAAACCAGAGAACAGCGACTGGAGTCCAAGTCCAggactcgagtactccatcactgcctattacacgtaaaagtagtcagaaacttcatccaacttcctagtcctatttcatgaatgctcaagtctgatttcataaatcctcgagtccgagtccaagtCATGGTGCGTGAGTCTAAGTTAAGAAACTAATTCTGAGAATAGTGACTTGAGTCGCAGTCCAGGACTCTAGTACTCCATCACTGGCTGCAGGTGTTCAGGTGACTGATGCAGAGAGATGGAGGTTTCTTTACTGTACAACCAACTACAATGAATACCTTTTTGCAAATGTTTACATGTGAATGATCCCTATGagagcatatatatataatatatatatgtatatatattcattcGCTGCTTTGATGTTTACAGCTCAATGTCACTTTGGATATAAGATGATAGACATTAAATAGAAAAACACTTGCCAGTTTTATTCTCCTTGCGCACAGAGTAAATGTGAACTTTCATGAGACACAGTGTTCTCTATAAATCTTTTATTTCCCTATGAactcttttataaaaaaaaacagaaaaaatgaaatctttGAAAGAGACCTTGTTTCAGTTCCTTCACCTACTTGAATTAATACATGTGCAGAACGTTCATAGATCGCTCTGTCTCAGAAAATCAATTAAACATAACATTGCTGTATATTCAAAGGCATCGTTAGTGTAGGCCTAATTCATTTGTTGCTTATGATTTGCCATCCTACACTGTCCTCATACAAACATACTGTTCACAATGTTCATTTTCCAATGAATGCCAAAAGCcaaaaactagggatgcaccgaatccagattttgatgtttcggccgaataccgaatccactggttaagattctgccgaaccCAAAACCgaaccgaatcctactcccatcctcactccattaacacagtaaacacattaatgaagtaaacaacgtccacagcagtgCATTAAATGCCAAAGCATGTGCTTCGGCAATGTGTGCTTGTATGCGGGAAGTGGTGGACTCGTACATTTCAGGGGTGattttgtcagtaaaaaagCACCTGGAGGGGATTTTGTAACGTGACTCAAGCAGATGGAGTAGCTTGTTGACTCCAGTGTCTTCCACTATGCTATAGGGCTGCAAGTCAGTGGCTATCATTTTCCCAGTTGCTGCATGAATAGCTTTGGCTCGTGGGTTATCTGA encodes:
- the tex2l gene encoding testis-expressed protein 2 isoform X2, encoding MAELGTNGERRSEDKGLAVGLSPVGGTKRHRGIVIQLTRTEGEWNSLDDSELIFSIDHDDDYPSISLSKERQLSVEDDRKLQSQAFHVPLSPSSPGSLGNCSTSGSSFLSPGTSSPTHRPLASLVKSLSTELELKEGSTLRPRPLLNLVKSISTEISRSEPEVSQSKSDSRLNLHLWKQLTQTKNRSTGDSRTAPPSPSSHSPSGESLKGSFFKMELEDTKRKLSEAVHEPLSSMFSKIMREENAGSPKHQCKSHGAHHVSSRALGREGSTDTVLSESPVRNTRKADADVLPVFDWPSVRHPGSSHCGPCPVHHNRQHHRDEELEIRTDGDVMQVLAMERSPTLAAPLVRTSPLSQSPHPLPRMSLFCVAVLSYGYFILPLSPYFSGLALGLALGFLLGLLLIRMGSRRTRRSAPPYRSAQTLLGEGILTGGTVSTEPDTLKGWMNEIHDYDPETYHPALTHSVFAALEGSCLRLDSPRNNISRRATYDERVQETTFVKSRSFQLAKSKVFLLPSVLARKRMWNPKYPICIQLAGTENSQEDEGGRSEESQGEEPGAEPASPQQSSSKHIHDLPTTLYLFGRTGREKEEWFRHFLFASVETEREKERDRQKPGRCVSRLGDPALAQSANAQGNVLSSRGSSGVDSCEHDAPFTPPVPCIPAAPVSQTSSSTGGLSLLDYPGYMACLLATEEFTPLSRSGASSTATSPTFKGNCTCDLAEHPGTSQTAWANALIGRIFWDFLREKHWADVVSHKIQKKLSKIRLPYFMNELTLTELDMGCSMPQITTTSKPEVNHRGLWVQMQLVYTGALQMTLQTKFNLSKLGKEGGQDADCTAETGSPRCKPIFSVLADSDEESSSAGSSDEEELLLSEPQGPVGEKGSTPATDGTGGGKTGRKILRFVDKIAKSKYFQRATENEFIKKKFEEMSNTPLLLTVEVQELSGALVVNIPPPPTDRIWYSFCVPPKLDLHVCPKLGEREVTFCHVTEWIEKKLQDEFQKVFVLPNMDDIYIPLMHSGVDNPQASQPLSSQSQRSQNSSTESIERIPPEVPGAEPHC
- the tex2l gene encoding testis-expressed protein 2 isoform X1, which translates into the protein MAELGTNGERRSEDKGRGDGGPLQEPHGLAVGLSPVGGTKRHRGIVIQLTRTEGEWNSLDDSELIFSIDHDDDYPSISLSKERQLSVEDDRKLQSQAFHVPLSPSSPGSLGNCSTSGSSFLSPGTSSPTHRPLASLVKSLSTELELKEGSTLRPRPLLNLVKSISTEISRSEPEVSQSKSDSRLNLHLWKQLTQTKNRSTGDSRTAPPSPSSHSPSGESLKGSFFKMELEDTKRKLSEAVHEPLSSMFSKIMREENAGSPKHQCKSHGAHHVSSRALGREGSTDTVLSESPVRNTRKADADVLPVFDWPSVRHPGSSHCGPCPVHHNRQHHRDEELEIRTDGDVMQVLAMERSPTLAAPLVRTSPLSQSPHPLPRMSLFCVAVLSYGYFILPLSPYFSGLALGLALGFLLGLLLIRMGSRRTRRSAPPYRSAQTLLGEGILTGGTVSTEPDTLKGWMNEIHDYDPETYHPALTHSVFAALEGSCLRLDSPRNNISRRATYDERVQETTFVKSRSFQLAKSKVFLLPSVLARKRMWNPKYPICIQLAGTENSQEDEGGRSEESQGEEPGAEPASPQQSSSKHIHDLPTTLYLFGRTGREKEEWFRHFLFASVETEREKERDRQKPGRCVSRLGDPALAQSANAQGNVLSSRGSSGVDSCEHDAPFTPPVPCIPAAPVSQTSSSTGGLSLLDYPGYMACLLATEEFTPLSRSGASSTATSPTFKGNCTCDLAEHPGTSQTAWANALIGRIFWDFLREKHWADVVSHKIQKKLSKIRLPYFMNELTLTELDMGCSMPQITTTSKPEVNHRGLWVQMQLVYTGALQMTLQTKFNLSKLGKEGGQDADCTAETGSPRCKPIFSVLADSDEESSSAGSSDEEELLLSEPQGPVGEKGSTPATDGTGGGKTGRKILRFVDKIAKSKYFQRATENEFIKKKFEEMSNTPLLLTVEVQELSGALVVNIPPPPTDRIWYSFCVPPKLDLHVCPKLGEREVTFCHVTEWIEKKLQDEFQKVFVLPNMDDIYIPLMHSGVDNPQASQPLSSQSQRSQNSSTESIERIPPEVPGAEPHC